GCATATTGACAATCAATTTAACAACATTCACCCTTGTTCCATACgctcatttttcaaaataactGCATATATGTGACAAGCAGAATGAAAATTAACAATACAGAATTAGATTTTAAAGAAAACATAGATACCAAGACCATGTGTGATTAGAACACATTCCTATATGTCCATACCTCCCAGAACCAGGTTATTTGAGGATCACTTTCTTTGTAGCCATTGTACTCAGTATGTGCCTTCCAATCATCAACACAAATGGGACTTTCGCTGCCATACAGCATCCGATCAAGGTCCTCAAGCTCTAAACTTTGGAAAAAGATCTTCTGGAGCCTTGAGTTAGAAAGAATATGGCCGAAACCTTGGGAAAAATAGTCTACCTGTTCAGAAGTAGATGTTGAAAAGCGATCACGAATAAGAAGATTAACATATTCCTGTCTATTCCTGCTATTTACTACAATGCTTTTCCCACCAGCGCATAGTTCCACAACTCTCCTGGATCCTAGCTCCTCAACTTCTCTAACAAACGTCAGCCCTAAAGCATCTGAATCAATAAACTCAGCATCCATCTCCAGAACCTTCTTGCAACTGCTATACAAGCATGGATCTGCCTCTCGTATATCTTCCAAAGATATATCCATGCCAGCCAGTTGTAAGAAAAATACACGATCAAAGACAATACCCACTTGCACTTTATGCATCAATGCCAATGCAATCACGCGTCCAGCAAAACTGAAATACTCGAGGTGCAAAGGATCCATCCTAGATGCTGCATATAGGAGAAAATAAATAAGTAAGCATACACTTGCGCCAGAGTAAAGGGAAATCCATGCAACTTATGAAGTATCACAGGGTCTTCAAAGACTgcttaaaaatataagaaaataattaataatagagAACATTTCAAAAGGAACCTAGTTCCATGAATTTTCTCAAACAAGCAACAAACAGAATCTGGTTTCGATGGCAACACTCAAAAAAATGAATCAAGGTCTTGATgtcaataaaataatataacgGAGAAGCAAACATGTTTCATCTTGTGAGGTTGGCCGACAATCACATAAATctcaaaaagaattaaagtaGTCCTCTCGGTTAAGCTCTCTCAAAATTCTTGTTCACAACCAGATTCAAAGCCTTCTTTTCTCTGCTTACTTCATTTTGGATTCTCTCCCCTCACCGCCCTTTCTATTGTTCCTGTTCCTCAACTCAAAACTCAAGCTACTAATGGGCTATTGTCTTTTCTATTGTTCCTCTTTCTCAACTCAAAACTCAAGCTACTAATTGGCTATTGTCTTTGTTTCATAGCATATAATAACATATACTGCCTTTGGGCAGGTTGAGATGGTGTAACATGTAAGGTGCCATATCCAATGTGCCAGACACATCTTGTATTACCAGGCATGCAATATATTTGGAGTAAATTACATAGAATGACCAATGCAGACAAACAAAACATGAAGCTTACAACAGTAAAGTGAAATACAAAGCCTCATTTGGTCTACATAGAATATCATGCTTAGGTTGGAAAGGAAACAACTGTTTCTTAAAAGCAGCCCAAAACCAATGAAAACTAGAGATCTAAAAACCCTTCAATGACTCATCAATTGAAATTCATACTCAGGGTCTGAGCAGAAGAAACAATAAAGATTGGAAATAAATCATAGGTCTCACTTGCCAAAAGcaagagaaggaagaaaaatgGGTAAGAAAACATAGGCCAACAATTCAGGTATGCTTTGAACTCAACACTTACTAGGACCATGAGAATCTCTCTTTATGTCATTAAGGATACCTAGAAAGTACACTGTAAATAGTATTCACTTGTTTTCACATTCTGCTAAACAAAATTTTGATGCACTGTTTCTTTCTTTGAAGCATGATAATTGACAACTGACATGGATAGGTACTTTTGCTTTTAATTTGCTAGAGCCTGCACTGCATGTGACATAATTGAACCAGTACAAAATGCGAAGACAGTCCTCAAGAATTTTACCTTTCTACTACCTCAATCCATATTTACAGACAAACAAGAGAACACCAACACAGAAAAATGACAGAAAAAGAGAGCAGTAAAAATTCTTCACTAACTGAAAGTAAGTTCAGAATTTTAGAGGAAGATTACCAGGATTAGGAAAAAATCTTCTACGATCATAAGCACAAGGCAAGAAAAGGGCATTCTCCGGATTGAATATAGCTTGGCATACCAATAAAAACCACTCCCTCAGTACACCAGGGCCAGTGGCttcttcatttttgaattccatgAACAGACCAGCATGAAGTGATTCAGAGTCCACACGAGCAATGTATTCAAATGATTCAGCCAATAACTGAGACCTGTCAATCAGCATCTCATGCAATTCCTCATAGTCATCTTTTACCTCAGGAAACATCATCATGACCAAATGCCTCCTGGATTCAAAATCGGTGACATCCTTGTGCTCAAGTAGCCATTGATTATCATCATCTCGCCTGGAGAATCTAATTATTAAGGCACACAAAGAAGCCTTCATATTCCTCAAAACCATCCAAAACTTTTCTTCAGCACCTTGATAAAGTTTTGAGATGCCATTTAGTTCCTTCAAAATGGAAAGATACAGGGACCACCCTGAATGAACAAATTCATCGCCATTGCTTCCTCTTGCCACAAGGCTTTCCTCCACTCTGATAAGGCAATTTTTCATTTGATGCAACAATTTATCAAATATGATATGAAGATTCCTAATCTCATCCCTATAGAGAGGATGGTAATCAATTGATATCGGAATTCGGGACTCCACCTGCTCAATAATGGCAGACTTCAAAGGGTTCAAGAATGCTACGAATTCCCGGAAATGACTTGATGATGGTCCCTCACTAGTGGTTGAATACAAACTAGAATCCAACTCCTCAGATAAATGACTAACCAACtcattaaaaaagggaaaaatctcCGGCACGGTAAAGCCTTTGACCTTTGCCCGCATTAAACCCATAGAACTGCTAACACTTTCAAGCAATACGCTCAGTGTACTTCGACACCAAGCATACAAACTATCCTCATTAACAACCTTCCGTAGTAACTTGCAAAACTCTAATGCTATTGGTGCACAATAAGAATGCAGCTCTTTTGGTAAGTCCATCCTACATGATGTTAAGAAATCTCTTATTGAACTATTTGCACACTGCTTATTACCGTCAATAGGAGAAATATAAAGCATTACCAAAGCGGCAGGAGCCGAAGATACCATAAATATCTGCAAGTCAGCAGAAGCAACCTTGCCGTTGTCCTTGTGAGCAATTGTGAAGAATTTGTCCAAGCAACCTTTGATGCTTTGGGTTGGGGAATGGACCGTTTGTCCTCGGCAAAGGGAGGAAATAAGGGAGACCAAGTCGTCCATGACTTGCCAGGTTTGCGGGTGGTCAGTGGACCGCATACGGCCGACGAGTTGGAGACCGGCATCGTTTTCGATGTGGCAGTCTGCTAGGGATTGTTCCCACTGTAGCTGTTTCCCATGATAAATTAACCGTTGTTCGAATACTGGAATTCCTGTCATCACATGAATCCGTTCGTGTAGGGATTTCACGGTGTCCTCCGAATTAGCCGTGACTACCATGGTCTTGCCCCCCGAGAACATCCGGACAAAGAATTGGAGGCGTGTGGAGGAAGAAGAGGCGGAAGACGACGAAGCATCGGAAGAGGAAGGGCGGCAATCGATGAGGGAAGCAGGGAAGGCGAAAGGTGGGGCTTTGGACACGGCTGCGATCGGGTGATGGTGATCGTCTTTTCGCATTCTAACAGGGACTAAGGGAGCCTCGAAGTCTTGGTCGCCGTCGAAAGCAAGGGCATAATCGTCGAACTTGCGCTTGGAGGAAAGGCGATGATCGTAGCCGTTGGAGAATTGATCAACGGCTGGGGATGGGAAGAGAGACATTGGAGGGTAGAGAGCCCCCAGCCTGGTATGGTTGGGGGGAAGCAGATAATCAAGAAGCCGACACAaacatcaaaaaagaaaaaacaaaagcttGAAATTGGAAAACCCCTCAAAGGAATAGAGATGGAAAACCCTATggaaaatacaaaatataaggAAAGAACTTGTAGGCAAAGGATCCAAGTTTTACACACTCGCGCGAGGCCTGTGGTGTCGTCACCTAAGCAGCGCAACAAACACTATTAACTAATAAATCTtatgctattttttttatttatttttcgtatttatgTGTTATCTGTCTATCAGTATCTATATTTATACTTAATATTAAGTTTTTACTGAGTAAATATCATGAAAAttacattaatttaatttaaaaaattattaaaatatttttatacataaaataatatatattattatgagggtgtttttatctttttacatttttatttaaattttatactaatattAAATCCTAAACTATGTTGGTATCACGAGTTAACATACATTAAttcttttgaaaaattactaaaatatcttttatatataaattgagAGATATATTATCATAAGGGTGTTTTTATCTTTTTGCATTTTTATATAAATCTATATTTATATTAAGTCTTAAACTGTGTTGGTATCACAAGTTAATATACACCAATGCAAGTTTAAATGAtaaaagagacgaaaaattaaatggagggtTAATATGACTTTTTTGTAATGTTAAAAGACAAAAAAGTCATTATGTCAAAAAAATTGCTGATAATTATGTAACTACAATGTAattgattcttttttttatagtaaaaaattaaattaatttatttaatagtaaaaatattaatttaatttaatcgaTAAAATATAGTGACCTACTAGATGTATTTATTGTTAGATTAATGTAAAATAGATTTGATCATGGTCGATTCAGATTCAGGTCTAGCCgatgtaaaattttaggtcaattttcTAGGTCTAGGATCAGCTCAACccgaaaaatatttaaaattttatccaaacccAACTCAGTTTAAAAATACTAAACTCGAGCCCAACCCAGCTTGCCCAtatttactttatatattttttaaataaaaacaaattttaaaaatataatacatcaagtacattaaaaatattaaaataaatattttttaataaataaaaaaatatttttatatttaattaacaataaaataagagttataaaatatctaaacaataacaataaaataataataatataataataaaatgacaataaaacaataacattaaaaaagtttaaattaatttgaattagACTTGGGAAAAAAAACCAATCCAAAACTCACTCGTTTACAAaacaaacatttttttataaaaacttattttttaaatttatattttcattcaaatctcTATTTTTAAAACGGATAACTCAAATCATGGTTGTAGTCCGCAATAGAGAGTCGGTTGATTTAGCGCTAAGCACAAAGGGTTTGAATTTCGGCTTCAATTAATTCCATGTAAGGTAGCTTCTATATACATATTTAGACTTTGATTACGTAATTTACtcgaaaattttaaagtaaaacgtataagtattaaatttatactaaaataaagttttgaatatatttatattactATAATGCAGCAGTACTTAAAATAATAAAGAGTTCAAAGATGATTATATATAAGACCTCCGCCTATATTTCAAGGAATAACttcttttatataaattttttactttCACTTCAATCGAAAAGTGTGAAATAAtctaatgtattattattattcaagAAATTGACtcgaataaaaggaaaaaaaaaagccatcttcaataattcatgtatttgaagagaGAAGGGAGTTTCTTTGCCGGTGCTAATGGTATAATACAAGTTTCGTTTGATGAACCCAGCAATAGTTTGTGTTTTACTAATTATTTCACCATCTTTTTAAGCATTGAATGAGTGGGTACTGAATGGGGGATGAATGCATGTGAATTGTGAAGGTGGTAACTGGGGTTTTCCTTCTTTGCTTTGCATGTGAATACGAAGAAGGTGGAAAATAAGCTaggttttgcattttttttcctttttttttggttCATTGCATTCCATGTGACCGTGACTACGAAGAAATTGGAAAATAACCGAGCACACTTACCTCCGACAACggcaatattattttttaaagggtttactataaaaatagttacttttattttactcaaattatattttagtcatttatgtttaaaatgttatgttttagccaCTTACGCTaacgttttgttacgaagtggtcactctaccattaaaCTCCGTTACCTTCCTAACGACAGTCTTGTGTGGCAATCCAAATgtgttttaaatgccaacttggatgtctagttgttgggatgaaaatagatatttaattaaataaatttaatttagattgCCACGTAGGACATCTAAATTGGCACTTAAAACCCATTTGTACTGTCACGTAGGACCATTATTAGGGAGGTAATgaagcttaacggtagagtgaccactttgtaacaaaacgataatataagtggctaaaatgtaatatttaaacataagtgattaaaatgtaatctgagacaaataaaaatgactatctttgtagtttacccttttttaaaatgcaattttaaaattaaaagtgattTTAATAGTCATTCGAATTAATGAATTCTTCTAAATCTAAACTCTCAtaagaattaaaacaattattcAAAGTATTCAACCTCGTTGAAATAAAAAGATTCACTATTTATAatgattatatatgttaaatttgaACATCTATAATTGTTTTCAAATTAAATTGATTTCCCCACAAATTCTAGACGGATGATTCTAAtgtagattatttttaaaaaaattataaataaaatcgaaatataaataaaagtatatgttagagagattACAACATAGTGTAATCCGAAgatctataatataatatatagcAAATCTGTGTAGTTCACAAGTTtttgaatataatataattattggtATTATCTTAAAAAATTAGTAGCATTATCCATTTACCTCGTAATGATTTATAgtggtaaaaatatcaaaatactaATTTTCTTAGAAAAATACGAGGTCAactgtttctgtgatttttttaatagaaactgAATAAACCTGTCAGTCAGAAAATCCACATCCAAATAGACCCCACCATTATTTAACTTGGGTTTTGTGTACGTGTTGATATAAGATTGGTTCTACTGAATCTGTGATGTTGTATAATCCTATGTGGGTCCGCAATCGAAGGGAACTAAACACTCAGCTCAGCTGAGCTCAACCCATGAGTAAAAAGAACGGCAATTAGTAACCAACCAACTGTTAGAGTGAGTGATTCATGTCTAAATAGCAAGTAATGAAAATAAACCGGAATATCTTGGGAACAAAAGCCAAACCCCACCCGTATTCATCTCTCATCATTGTAAAAAACAGTCCAACACAATAACGGAGAAGTGAGAACCTGAGactggattttattttatttcccgaAAGAATAGGAATTTGTATATTGAAACCAGGCGGTGCGACGAGCAGAGCCGTTGCGCGGAGGCTTCCGCAACCGGTTGCGCTACTTCACACCGCCACTGCCACCAACGTCTGCGACAAGTCCTCGCCTACCAACATGAAAGGCCTCTTCAAATCAAAGCCGCGAACTCCCGTTGACATCGTCCGGCAAACGCGTGATCTCCTCATCTATGCTGATCGCTCCCCCGATAGTCGTGAATCCAAGCGCGAAGAGAAGGTTCTCTTCATCGAACACCTTTATTTTTTTAGCACATTAATTATtgcgatttttttttctttgttgatCTGGAGTTCCCCCGCCCTCCGGTTATATTTGGAATCTAAATTTTTTCGAGTTTTGGCCCCGATGAGAATTCAATTGACGGGAGCTAGGGATTTTAGTTACTGCGGAATCAAAtgtttgttaatttcttttatgtggTTGATG
The sequence above is drawn from the Gossypium hirsutum isolate 1008001.06 chromosome A05, Gossypium_hirsutum_v2.1, whole genome shotgun sequence genome and encodes:
- the LOC107905682 gene encoding E3 ubiquitin-protein ligase UPL5 isoform X2, with protein sequence MSLFPSPAVDQFSNGYDHRLSSKRKFDDYALAFDGDQDFEAPLVPVRMRKDDHHHPIAAVSKAPPFAFPASLIDCRPSSSDASSSSASSSSTRLQFFVRMFSGGKTMVVTANSEDTVKSLHERIHVMTGIPVFEQRLIYHGKQLQWEQSLADCHIENDAGLQLVGRMRSTDHPQTWQVMDDLVSLISSLCRGQTVHSPTQSIKGCLDKFFTIAHKDNGKVASADLQIFMVSSAPAALVMLYISPIDGNKQCANSSIRDFLTSCRMDLPKELHSYCAPIALEFCKLLRKVVNEDSLYAWCRSTLSVLLESVSSSMGLMRAKVKGFTVPEIFPFFNELVSHLSEELDSSLYSTTSEGPSSSHFREFVAFLNPLKSAIIEQVESRIPISIDYHPLYRDEIRNLHIIFDKLLHQMKNCLIRVEESLVARGSNGDEFVHSGWSLYLSILKELNGISKLYQGAEEKFWMVLRNMKASLCALIIRFSRRDDDNQWLLEHKDVTDFESRRHLVMMMFPEVKDDYEELHEMLIDRSQLLAESFEYIARVDSESLHAGLFMEFKNEEATGPGVLREWFLLVCQAIFNPENALFLPCAYDRRRFFPNPASRMDPLHLEYFSFAGRVIALALMHKVQVGIVFDRVFFLQLAGMDISLEDIREADPCLYSSCKKVLEMDAEFIDSDALGLTFVREVEELGSRRVVELCAGGKSIVVNSRNRQEYVNLLIRDRFSTSTSEQVDYFSQGFGHILSNSRLQKIFFQSLELEDLDRMLYGSESPICVDDWKAHTEYNGYKESDPQITWFWELKKICRLLEKCQQIKGSNFFSSGPQ
- the LOC107905682 gene encoding E3 ubiquitin-protein ligase UPL5 isoform X1 — its product is MSLFPSPAVDQFSNGYDHRLSSKRKFDDYALAFDGDQDFEAPLVPVRMRKDDHHHPIAAVSKAPPFAFPASLIDCRPSSSDASSSSASSSSTRLQFFVRMFSGGKTMVVTANSEDTVKSLHERIHVMTGIPVFEQRLIYHGKQLQWEQSLADCHIENDAGLQLVGRMRSTDHPQTWQVMDDLVSLISSLCRGQTVHSPTQSIKGCLDKFFTIAHKDNGKVASADLQIFMVSSAPAALVMLYISPIDGNKQCANSSIRDFLTSCRMDLPKELHSYCAPIALEFCKLLRKVVNEDSLYAWCRSTLSVLLESVSSSMGLMRAKVKGFTVPEIFPFFNELVSHLSEELDSSLYSTTSEGPSSSHFREFVAFLNPLKSAIIEQVESRIPISIDYHPLYRDEIRNLHIIFDKLLHQMKNCLIRVEESLVARGSNGDEFVHSGWSLYLSILKELNGISKLYQGAEEKFWMVLRNMKASLCALIIRFSRRDDDNQWLLEHKDVTDFESRRHLVMMMFPEVKDDYEELHEMLIDRSQLLAESFEYIARVDSESLHAGLFMEFKNEEATGPGVLREWFLLVCQAIFNPENALFLPCAYDRRRFFPNPASRMDPLHLEYFSFAGRVIALALMHKVQVGIVFDRVFFLQLAGMDISLEDIREADPCLYSSCKKVLEMDAEFIDSDALGLTFVREVEELGSRRVVELCAGGKSIVVNSRNRQEYVNLLIRDRFSTSTSEQVDYFSQGFGHILSNSRLQKIFFQSLELEDLDRMLYGSESPICVDDWKAHTEYNGYKESDPQITWFWEIVREMSADQRKQLLFFWTSVKYLPVEGFRCLASRLYIYKTSEPYDYLPSSHTCFYRICFPPYPSVGEMRKRLNVITQEHIRCSFGTW